A window of the Pyrodictium abyssi genome harbors these coding sequences:
- a CDS encoding NADH-quinone oxidoreductase subunit NuoB: protein MAYGDWRRGLILVGSLEEAAERAARWLVEKTPIRTLRDWATSFSLWPVHLTTSCCGAEFAALYAPKYDAERLGSLPFTHARNTNLILIEGTLTRKMARVARVTWEQMPWPKFVIAMGACAFTGGLFYNSYNIVLVQDVLPVDYYVPGCPPPPEAVADALIKLQRKVREGRWRPRDVEDKRKLEELMQPLYREAGDYQRAVAEWRRRIEEL, encoded by the coding sequence ATGGCCTACGGGGATTGGCGGCGCGGGCTCATACTCGTAGGCAGCCTAGAGGAGGCCGCTGAGCGGGCCGCACGCTGGCTCGTCGAGAAGACGCCTATAAGGACGCTGCGCGACTGGGCCACCAGCTTCAGCCTCTGGCCCGTGCACCTCACCACCAGCTGCTGCGGAGCCGAGTTCGCCGCCCTCTACGCCCCGAAGTACGACGCTGAGAGGCTGGGTAGTCTCCCCTTCACACACGCCCGTAACACAAACCTGATACTCATAGAGGGGACGCTGACGAGGAAGATGGCGCGGGTCGCGCGCGTGACGTGGGAGCAGATGCCCTGGCCAAAGTTCGTCATTGCTATGGGGGCGTGCGCGTTCACTGGCGGCCTGTTCTACAACAGCTACAACATAGTCCTTGTACAGGACGTGCTCCCCGTCGACTACTATGTGCCGGGCTGCCCGCCGCCGCCCGAAGCAGTGGCCGATGCACTGATAAAGCTCCAGCGCAAGGTGCGGGAGGGCCGTTGGAGGCCTCGCGACGTCGAGGATAAGAGGAAGCTAGAGGAGCTGATGCAGCCTCTATACCGGGAGGCCGGGGACTATCAGCGAGCCGTAGCGGAGTGGAGGCGCCGTATCGAGGAACTGTAG